A section of the Myxocyprinus asiaticus isolate MX2 ecotype Aquarium Trade chromosome 22, UBuf_Myxa_2, whole genome shotgun sequence genome encodes:
- the LOC127412583 gene encoding serine/threonine-protein phosphatase 2A 55 kDa regulatory subunit B beta isoform-like isoform X1 has translation MKCFSRYLPYLFRPPSILLSSSCHAEADIISTVEFNSTGELLATGDKGGRVVVFQREQETKNQPHRRGEYNVYSTFQSHEPEFDYLKSLEIEEKINKIRWLPQQNAAYFLLSTNDKTVKLWKISERDKRPEGYNLKDEDGRIRDPTTITTLQVPVLRPMDLMVEATPRRVFSNAHTYHINSISVNSDYETFMSTDDLRINLWNLEITNRSFNIVDIKPVNMEELTEVITAAEFHPQQCNTFVYSSSKGSIRLCDMRASALCDNHSKFFEEPEDPSNRSFFSEIISSISDVKFSHSGRYLMTRDYLTVKVWDLNMESKPLETYQVHDYLRSKLCSLYENDCIFDKFECVWNGSDSVIMTGSYNNFFRMFDRNTKRDVTLEASRENSKPRAILKPRKVCVGGKRRKDEISVDSLDFSKKILHTAWHPSENIIAVAATNNLYIFQDKVN, from the exons CTGACATCATCTCTACTGTGGAGTTCAACTCTACAGGAGAGCTCTTGGCTACAGGAGACAAAGGAGGAAGAGTGGTGGTTTTTCAAAGGGAACAAGAG ACCAAGAACCAGCCTCACAGACGTGGGGAGTACAATGTTTACAGCACGTTTCAGAGTCATGAGCCGGAGTTTGACTACCTGAAGAGTTTAGAGATTGAGGAGAAGATCAATAAGATTCGTTGGCTGCCTCAACAAAATGCTGCATACTTCCTGCTGTCCACCAATG ATAAAACTGTAAAATTGTGGAAGATCAGTGAGAGAGATAAGAGACCGGAGGGATATAACCTGAAGGATGAAGATGGAAGGATCCGAGACCCGACCACTATCACCACATTACAG GTGCCAGTACTGCGGCCTATGGATCTCATGGTTGAGGCCACACCTCGGAGAGTGTTTTCCAATGCACACACGTACCATATCAACTCTATCTCTGTCAACAGTGACTACGAGACCTTCATGTCCACAGATGACCTGAGGATCAACCTGTGGAACCTAGAGATCACCAACAGAAGTTTCA ACATTGTAGATATAAAGCCAGTGAACATGGAGGAGCTGACGGAGGTGATAACAGCAGCAGAGTTTCACCCTCAGCAGTGCAACACCTTCGTCTACAGTAGCAGTAAAGGCTCCATACGTCTGTGTGATATGAGGGCCTCAGCACTCTGTGACAACCATTCAAAAT TTTTTGAGGAGCCAGAAGATCCAAGCAATCGTTCTTTTTTCTCTGAAATCATCTCCTCCATCTCTGACGTCAAGTTCAGCCACAGTGGGCGGTACCTGATGACACGTGACTACCTGACGGTGAAGGTCTGGGATCTCAACATGGAGAGCAAACCATTGGAGACCTATCAG GTGCACGATTACTTAAGAAGTAAGCTCTGCTCGCTGTACGAGAATGATTGCATCTTCGACAAATTTGAATGTGTTTGGAATGGATCGGACAG tgtgatcatgacTGGTTCTTACAACAACTTCTTCAGAATGTTCGACCGCAATACGAAGCGTGATGTGACGCTAGAGGCATCTCGGGAGAACAGCAAGCCTCGGGCGATCCTGAAACCCCGCAAGGTGTGCGTGGGTGGTAAACGCCGCAAAGACGAGATCAGTGTGGACAGCCTGGACTTCAGCAAGAAAATTCTCCACACCGCCTGGCATCCATCTGAGAACATCATCGCAGTGGCGGCCACCAATAACCTTTACATATTCCAGGATAAGGTCAACTAG
- the LOC127412583 gene encoding serine/threonine-protein phosphatase 2A 55 kDa regulatory subunit B beta isoform-like isoform X2: MEEESDSRKINNSFLRDHNYATEADIISTVEFNSTGELLATGDKGGRVVVFQREQETKNQPHRRGEYNVYSTFQSHEPEFDYLKSLEIEEKINKIRWLPQQNAAYFLLSTNDKTVKLWKISERDKRPEGYNLKDEDGRIRDPTTITTLQVPVLRPMDLMVEATPRRVFSNAHTYHINSISVNSDYETFMSTDDLRINLWNLEITNRSFNIVDIKPVNMEELTEVITAAEFHPQQCNTFVYSSSKGSIRLCDMRASALCDNHSKFFEEPEDPSNRSFFSEIISSISDVKFSHSGRYLMTRDYLTVKVWDLNMESKPLETYQVHDYLRSKLCSLYENDCIFDKFECVWNGSDSVIMTGSYNNFFRMFDRNTKRDVTLEASRENSKPRAILKPRKVCVGGKRRKDEISVDSLDFSKKILHTAWHPSENIIAVAATNNLYIFQDKVN, from the exons CTGACATCATCTCTACTGTGGAGTTCAACTCTACAGGAGAGCTCTTGGCTACAGGAGACAAAGGAGGAAGAGTGGTGGTTTTTCAAAGGGAACAAGAG ACCAAGAACCAGCCTCACAGACGTGGGGAGTACAATGTTTACAGCACGTTTCAGAGTCATGAGCCGGAGTTTGACTACCTGAAGAGTTTAGAGATTGAGGAGAAGATCAATAAGATTCGTTGGCTGCCTCAACAAAATGCTGCATACTTCCTGCTGTCCACCAATG ATAAAACTGTAAAATTGTGGAAGATCAGTGAGAGAGATAAGAGACCGGAGGGATATAACCTGAAGGATGAAGATGGAAGGATCCGAGACCCGACCACTATCACCACATTACAG GTGCCAGTACTGCGGCCTATGGATCTCATGGTTGAGGCCACACCTCGGAGAGTGTTTTCCAATGCACACACGTACCATATCAACTCTATCTCTGTCAACAGTGACTACGAGACCTTCATGTCCACAGATGACCTGAGGATCAACCTGTGGAACCTAGAGATCACCAACAGAAGTTTCA ACATTGTAGATATAAAGCCAGTGAACATGGAGGAGCTGACGGAGGTGATAACAGCAGCAGAGTTTCACCCTCAGCAGTGCAACACCTTCGTCTACAGTAGCAGTAAAGGCTCCATACGTCTGTGTGATATGAGGGCCTCAGCACTCTGTGACAACCATTCAAAAT TTTTTGAGGAGCCAGAAGATCCAAGCAATCGTTCTTTTTTCTCTGAAATCATCTCCTCCATCTCTGACGTCAAGTTCAGCCACAGTGGGCGGTACCTGATGACACGTGACTACCTGACGGTGAAGGTCTGGGATCTCAACATGGAGAGCAAACCATTGGAGACCTATCAG GTGCACGATTACTTAAGAAGTAAGCTCTGCTCGCTGTACGAGAATGATTGCATCTTCGACAAATTTGAATGTGTTTGGAATGGATCGGACAG tgtgatcatgacTGGTTCTTACAACAACTTCTTCAGAATGTTCGACCGCAATACGAAGCGTGATGTGACGCTAGAGGCATCTCGGGAGAACAGCAAGCCTCGGGCGATCCTGAAACCCCGCAAGGTGTGCGTGGGTGGTAAACGCCGCAAAGACGAGATCAGTGTGGACAGCCTGGACTTCAGCAAGAAAATTCTCCACACCGCCTGGCATCCATCTGAGAACATCATCGCAGTGGCGGCCACCAATAACCTTTACATATTCCAGGATAAGGTCAACTAG